The Apium graveolens cultivar Ventura unplaced genomic scaffold, ASM990537v1 ctg558, whole genome shotgun sequence genome includes a region encoding these proteins:
- the LOC141702720 gene encoding uncharacterized protein LOC141702720, which translates to MVIAWIYNNVSDSIKNSILFVNNASDAWKILEKRFQVVNGSRKYKLCRDLFNLKQNGVSLLEYYTAMSIIWSELEDMNALPVITTLTDEIRVLMKTLDVRKQEAKLFQFLNGLDDEYGAHRSQLLMMDPFPSVEMACSVIQQEETQRETLKMTVGQSSEIAVMYSKGGNHGNSNGSGSSERCIECGGRGHSKDNYWTIIGYPKWHNTYRKNFTSKIGNVSGRWQSGRSNNRRMENSTSV; encoded by the coding sequence ATGGTAATTGCTTGGATTTATAATAATGTCTCAGATTCTATTAAGAACTCGATATTGTTTGTTAATAATGCTAGTGATGCGTGGAAAATACTGGAAAAACGATTTCAAGTTGTGAATGGATCTAGGAAGTATAAACTGTGTAGAGATTTgtttaatctgaaacaaaatgGAGTATCACTTCTTGAATATTATACTGCTATGAGTATCATCTGGTCAGAATTGGAAGATATGAATGCCTTGCCTGTAATTACCACTCTAACAGATGAAATTAGAGTATTAATGAAGACTTTAGATGTACGGAAACAAGAAGCAAAGTTGTTTCAGTTTTTGAATGGTTTAGATGATGAGTATGGGGCTCATAGGAGTCAATTGTTAATGATGGATCCATTTCCAAGTGTGGAAATGGCTTGTTCTGTGATTCAACAAGAAGAGACACAGAGAGAAACATTAAAAATGACTGTGGGTCAGAGTAGTGAAATAGCTGTAATGTATAGCAAAGGAGGTAATCATGGAAACAGTAATGGATCCGGTAGTTCAGAAAGGTGTATTGAGTGTGGAGGTAGAGGACATAGTAAAGACAATTATTGGACCATTATTGGTTATCCAAAATGGCACAACACATACAGGAAGAATTTTACATCAAAGATTGGAAATGTTTCTGGTAGATGGCAATCAGGGAGAAGTAACAACCGAAGGATGGAAAACTCTACATCTGTTTAA